CTGATGTGCAGAGGGAAATGTTCTATTAAAGTGAATATCAACCtattaaacacacaaggagGCAAACAGCAAAGCAAGAATACATCTTTATTGTGGAAGTCTGCACACtcactaaaaaacaaaacaacaacaaacagctgaCAGTGATGAAATATGAATCAAGCTAATGGTGTCGCTGATGAGCATCAAAACAAAGGATGAGCTTACTGGAAATGATGCCTGCACTGGGATCAGCAAAAGCCAcagcatccctccatccattatGTATATGCTCCATTATGTACATGTCGCTGCAGTGAGTGGTTAAACtggtgtgtgtttattcttgtGGCTTCACTTCACTCACGGACATTCAAAGAAAGATGTCAGCAGCACTTTGACCCAAACAAAGAAAGTAATGTGCTTGTTCAAGTTTGTAAGCTGGGCAGGAGCATGCTAGTAGTTTGTgcaggagtttgcatgttctttgGGTTCTCTCTGGCTtcttcccacagtccaaaaacacacGTGTTGGGTTAAGTGGTAACTCTGAAttgtctgtttatgtgtgtgtgtaactgatttgtttgtctctacatgttgGCCCTGAGATGGGCTGATGACCTGTCCAGGTCAACATCTGATTAAGGACAGCTGAGATAGGCTCCAACCCTCCTGCAAACCCAAATGTTACCTCCAAGATGgattaggcaaggcaagtttattcataaagcaccattcatacagagagcaattcaaagtgctttacagagttcaaAATGGTTTTAcatgtgattttgagcccatgcagtgagtcatgtctgtttttaatgcagtgatctccactacagagtcatgtctgtttttaatgcagtgatctccactacagagtcatgtctgtttttaatgcagtgaattccactacagagtcatgtctgtttttaatgcagtgatttccactacagagtcatgtctgtttttaatacagttatctccactacagagtcatgtctgtttttaatgcagtgaattccactacagagtcatgtctgtttttaatgcagtgatctccactacagagtcatgtctgttttgaatgcagtgatctccactacagagtcatgtctgtttttaatgcagtgacttccactacagagtcatgtctgtttttaatgcagtgatctccactacagagtcatgtctgtttttaatgcagtgatttccactacagagtcatgtctgtttttaatgcagtgacttccactacagagtcatgtctgtttttaatgcagtgacttccactacagagtcatgtctgtttttaatgcagtgacttccactacatagtcatgtctgtttttaatgcagtgatttccactacagagtcatgtcagtttTGATTGCAGTGAtcttcactacagagtcatgtcagtttttaatgcagtgacttccactacagagtcatgtctgtttttaatgcagtgatctccactacagagtcatgtctgttttaatgcagtgatttccactacagagtcatgtctgtttttaatgcagtgacttccactacagagtcatgtctgtttttaatgcagtgacttccactacagagtcatgtctgttttgattgCAGTGATCgaccactacagagtcatgtcagtttttaatgcagtgacttccactacagtcatgtctgtttttaatgcagtgatctccactacagtcatgtctgtttttaatgcagtgacttccactacagtcatgtctgtttttaatgcagtgatctccactacagagtcatgtcagtttttaatgcagtgacttccactacagagtcatgtctgtttttaatgcagtgatttccactgcagagtcatgtcagtttttaatgcagtgatttccactacagagccatgtctgttttgattgcagtgatctccactacagagtcatgtcagtttttaatgcagtgatttccactacagagtcatgtctgtttttaatgcagtgatttccactacagtcatgtcagttttaatgcagtgatttccactacagagtcatgtctgtttttaatgcagtgacttccactacagagtcatgtctgtttttaatgcagtgacttccactacagagtcatgtctgtttttaatgcagtgacttccactacagagtcatgtctgtttttaatgcagtgatcttcactacagagtcatgtctgtttttaatgcagtgatttccactacagagtcatgtctgtttttaatgcagtgacttccactacagagtcatgtctgtttttaatgcagtgacttcaactacagagtcatgtctgtttttaatgcagtgacttcaactacagagtcatgtctgtttttaatgcagtgacttccactacagagtcatgtctgtttttaatgcctgaggGCTTTTTACACTTTACCCAACTTTTAAGGAAATGAGGTCTCAGCTGCTGACTGCctgagcttttatttttaaatcagagcAAGTATGCAGGTCCAGTTTTAGCAAACGGACCCAGAGAAGATATATACAAACAACTATACAATTACATACAAACACGCCTTTCAATTTCATTTTGAAGAACTGCTTTTAAAGCAAGTCAGTTtggttatttaaaatgtatgaggCATTTTGTTTGGGTTTCCTAGAggacagtcataaaagtgaagaccTGATTCAGAGCCAAACGTGACACTTACAGCTAGTGGTCATTCCTTGTAATTAGACTGTAACTAGATATGTAACTTTAACAGTTCTTATTGATAGGAGTCATTTTGAGTAACTGTCCTTCACTGGGCGAAGGCTTTGGACAcatgcattgtttttattttgtgcatgCTTACAGTTGAACAGCCAGCAAAGATCCCACTGTACCAGTAAACACAATCTCCCATTTGAGCCTGCCTCAAAATCAGGACTGTAAGCTTGTATAACCCTCTACGCTGGGCAGATATTCCCCTGGTCACTAGTCGCTGTCTTCTTTTATGAATGTCTCAGCATTTCCCCTGCTGATGAACTTAATGCACTGGCGGTAGCAGATCACAAGTCGTGTTTGGCACAGCTTAAAGGCCATGGACATGATGGCCATGCCAACGATGATAAAAAGTGAAGTCAGCAGGAAGTACTTGGGGTGATTTGGTATAATGTCCCCAAAACCGATGGTGGTGAGTGTGATGAAGCAGAAGTAGTAGGGGTCAAAGCCTTTGAACTCAGTTTCCCACAATGGCAGAATCAAACCACCAAACAAAATGTAGGCGAACACAATGAAAAGGATGAGAATGAAGGGTACATCCAGTGTTTCCATTCCATCCCCCAACCCTGTGAAGTCCCAGATggtgtagcctctgtatttgtGTGGCATCCGGGCTAGTTCTGGACATGAGAGGGTCCTGAGCAGTGGACCTTTTCTTAGTAAGTCCTCCCTGGCCAGGATTTTCTCAAAGATCTCTTTGTTATTCTGGAGTTGAATGGACTTCTGTCGTATGTCCGCCTGGCTGTGCAGCACCTGCCGGATGTCGAGGGGTTCGCTGAGTCCCACCACATCATGGCTAAAAACAAAGGTACCATCTTCCAGGGTCCGGCAGCTCAAAGTatctactctcctctcctcctgtcggGGTGACCACTTGTGGGAGCGGAAGTCTTTGAAGAAGGTGTGTATCTGGATGTAGGCTCGTGTCATCAGCATAGCAAGGAAGTCTCCCACATCGAGGATGACGAGAAGCATGAGAGGGATGCCCACCATGGcgtacaacacacacaccaccttaCCAAGGAGGGTAACTGGATAGATCTCTCCGTAGCCTGCAGGAGAAATGAAGAAAATCAACACTGTGGTGAGATTTAGAGACATTCTTTGATTGATGGACCTGACAGTAAAGAATGTCTCTACACGAGGGGTTATCAATCTTTTTGGGGCctagggaccccttacaggtgagaacttttccaaggaccccctcataattgtaacatcgattaagcacatgcttactaccatttgcactcttatgGTGCGTTCATACCAAATGTGAACAATCACGCTATTCGCGCGAACACGGACGCAAGAATGTTTTGTGATTACTCGCTCTATTCGCACGTCAAAATCGCGTGTACGCGAGTGCTCAGGACGCGAATATTCGCGAGAGTCCGTTGTTaacaaacaaggttgagcttgaagacattgaatggggaagctggTTATTCTGAAAGGGGCAGGGCTAACTCCCTACTACAACAGATAgcaggattcaagtgacagacaaagttttcacaactcagcagataatcctcctccctctctgtcctcacagtgagctcctatTTATTCCTGATCTGATACAAAacggtagagtcacagagtttgggaaAGCCGTACAGAAATataatcaaagtgtcccatatattccagatgagggaatctctgctggtccataccatagactgtataaaatatggacgtagtatctgtgacgtcacccatctgttcctgagagctgttttgaagccaatcgactgcggcagccgtattggaaatgcagaactcaaccagggagagtgtgatgtaaagaggcggggtttgagcctcttaaggttgatttatacttctgaggAGACacgagcaccacatacttgtgcgtcgatgtgtccgtgtcgcgcagcaatactccgccGGCAGTGTAGTCTCTCTgttagccggtcgcctgcttccagtcccgctatgatctctgtttacttttccacagagattcagagcgtgttatgttaatctacagctgatacatgttgctgtttatcatacagacatgattacatgaagaatagagaggaggagatgaaatacacggccgatgtgtggccgatatCCGGGATCCCGGAAATTATATAAATGTGCGaaatagtgatgtgtcggtcgcgaacgatcgagctctaagagccggctcttttaagtgaacgacgggagctgGCTCCTGTctgggagccgtttttttttattctcgtctttttctgtttaagcctaacgtgattggtcaagacatggtggcgtcttgaccaatcacgtgtctacattgagcagaacggggaggggaggggttacagacacacacagcacagtgagcacaccaacaggagggagatgaGAGGGAGAATTTGCGCTACagacagagagaacgcactggaaaggtgagaaaaagagtgactgcaggaaacacagtaaactttagacacagttcAACGGCATAGACTCTTAAAAGGCAGAatgtagactgtgcaaggtgacagtgtcatcaatcagggtacACAAAAAATCTGCAAAGGTACATTAaaactgtctgtgaaggatctcagtcatccaagTCATGGTATtggaactgtttatccatcagtgcagttggaagaataaaggcagtgaagggaacctgctgttaatgaaggtgtttaaaagtttataaataataaatatacaatcagagattggacgttttgtctaattgagatgggtcttgtttttgtactttataatatttttttttagaacactactccgtgttgagtatataaataaagccttaataataataataaacatttgatgtaatgtatgttttttacattagttattcattttacatataggcctaattttacattattttgggtcatacattaattcaaacaagaaaaaatctgaggagccacttgggagccgaaagagccggctctttgtagtgagccgagccaaaagaaccggctccctaaaaagagccggaattcccatcactagtgcGAAACACAATgccaccgagcggaccaatcacagggcttgcggtccgcgttgaTTCTATGCGtacttacattttggaggaggtgcacgtcagctacgtgcgtaggccactgcgtaggtacgggagctacgcggacccccggcataggctacgccgtcgattcgatgcagaagtataaatcagcctttagccaacaactatgtgctcccgaccgggagtcaagtcagtcatgtccttatttgggcaaaaactcagaatcctaatatcttctgaaccttcgtgttagaaaaaaatccaccccccgtacagtgtgtgctgatagagagattagctacatagagccaagctgttttttgaaccaggctgtaaacatgtttatttctgctgtaaagatcgtctttttcccattcatgtctatgtggtttctggtgtttctgcagccagcctcaagcggattctcaatgaattgtagtttataacacttccgcatgggcttcatagtttgagatcggaggttgccgcttggtccataagtcacacaacacacgtcaccgtgtgatctgcacgctgattggctatcgtgcCACGATGGATTTGCTGGAgttcaaatatttaaactcTTGCGAATCATTTGCGCGTAGTGCTATTCACGTGAATGGTTTGCGTCATTCGTGCAAATCATTTGAAACATTCTCCCAATTCGCGCCACCAGACCACTACTCATGTCTACTCGCGTCTGTATACTGACTTTACTTGTAATTCATTCGCGAGAATTATTTTATtcacgtttggtgtgaacgccccattagatgcccttggaacgaTTTATATTGTTAAacttatcaatctaaatacttcagacctgttccatagtgataaacagaaaacactccaatttgaatcatgtaaataccacttgtatactttaaaacagagggtcattttattccttgtggactcaacattacagcatttatacttttcaagtaattgatcttaaaagctttcagaaaatgaacagtagcaagactggcATGTCCCTGTTAAATAAATCCAGACATTTAAAATTACCAGtctaattctgacttttattaaGTGCTTTAACTTTAAAGTAATGAACTAATGTTTGCTACTTATTCAAATAATTTGCAGAAAGCTCAACAAATCATAACAGAAGTTATCATAACAGTGTTGCAGACTACATCATAGTAATTAAGCTTATTACTTCAGAACATTTAGATTGGAATATTTGCAATAGGACATCACATTCTTATCTCaaagtattaaaggtgacatattatgctctttttcatcaagatatattggtctaagaggtccccaaaacatgtctttaaagtttattgctcaaaaaaacactttgaaatcagattttggcatgtctgaaaacccctcttcttcagccctgctcagaacaggctgttttctgtgtctgtgcctttaaatgagaatgagctctctgaccacgcccccttaggaagtggatgtggcctcggctctccagcacattgatctaatgtttaaatgttggctgaatagatacggctgctcacagacccacgttacttcaaccctctgaatttgatccagaatctgatcctgacggagaggcgcctgcagcagaacctttctgaaggattggtcacagattttgtgtttcttgttgttttatttgtcagtatgtcgacgtgtgtcatggtacacagctacagctacagctacaaacatgtagctatgtggctatgctaactagtgctagcacttttccatgataaataaaaatcatccactagatcttcaaatctgcagacgtggggagtaaaaccgacctttgtgtttattaagacagcctacaactagcatgcctccctcctaagctccttgttaccacacgtgtgcagggaatgaaaaacagaggaggggttgagttgtattttatacattctatgggctgaacaagctccgagctctgacttcagttacagaccggatggcgttgtgacgtctgaaaaacactgaaaactgaaacggctggtttcacacacatttacagaaaggtggagaaatcagaacaggggcagaatggattcttttcattttcggggggtttgtagacatgccagggaaacatatttcaggtagagaaccattaaaaagttgattttgcatgatatgtcagcTTTAACAATAACTCACTTGATGAGCTCACCTAATAATTAATGAGTTAAACAGTTTCTCAATTCTTGGAGTGATGGAAGACAGGCAGACTCTAGGATCGTTCTCCAAATGCAAGCGAGCCCTGTACTTAGTCTTCAATGCAGTCAAAGAGGAGAATGATGATTCACAGAGGTAAGTTGTAGGAGGGTGCATCAGTAAGACAGTATACAGAGCAGACGGCAGCCCTCATACCCATGAGTGTGTATCAGCTGACACATTCATACCAAGTTTTCTAATGGGACAGAGAGCTTGGAGATGCCCAGATTTTGTTTCCCGCATCTCCTTACAACATGTTACTCTGCAGTTTTTAGAGAGTGGCCTCAGTGTTTAGACATACTGTAAATGCTTCAGTTTATAGATCCCACAGGTTGATCTAAACACTAACAGCAGAAGGTGTCTTTGCTTTAATATCAGATtttcatgagtctggtcctgctggaggtttctgcctgttaaaggaagtttgtccttaccactgtaacttgctaaatgctgcaaagtgctctgctcatggtggattaagatgagatcagactgagtcctgtctgtaagatgggactggatctgatcctgtcttgatgttgggtctttgttaataatagaacatagagtacggtctagacctgctctgtttggaaagagtctgaggagaacgtttgttgggatttggtgctttataaataaagattgttaaATGCATCACACTTCCTCTTTGTGACTAAAAACTAAGTTTATATTgatagacagacacacagacattcATATACAGcatacagtgggtacggaaagtattcagaccccttcactttttctacattttgttgtgttacagccttattccaatattgattaaattattttttccctcaacattctacacacaatactccataatgacaaagtgaaaaatgttttgtagaattttttgcaaattaataaaaaataaaacactcaaatattgcatgtacataagtattcagaccctttactcAATACTCTGTTGAAGCACCGTTGGCAGTGattacagcctccagtcttctcaggtatgatgctacaagcttagcacaCCTGGATCTGAGGAGTTTCTCCCATTCTTCTTTGCACATTCTCTCAAGCTTAATGAGGTTGGATGGGGAGCATCAgtgcacagctattttcaggtctttccagaGGTGTTCAATCAGGTTCAAGTCCGGGCTCTGGCTGGACCACTcaaggacattcagagacttgtcctgaggccactcctttgttatcttggctgtgtgctgAGGATCGTTGTCCTGTTGGAAGGTGAACCTTCGCTGCAGTCTGGAGCAGGTTTTCATCAAGGatctctctgtactttgctgCGTTCATCTTTCCCTTCCTGACTAGTCTCCCAGTTCCTGCCGCTGAAAAACATCCCTACATGTTTtggtttcctccagacattcaggccaaagagttaaatcttggtttcatcagaccagagaatGTTGTTTCTCATGGTCTGAGAGTCCTTTAGGTCCCTATTGGCAAACTTTCATGTGCTTTGTGCTGAGGAGGGGCTTCCGTCAGGCCACTCTACCATAAAGGACTGATCTGTggagtgctgcagagatggttgtccttctggaaggttctcccatctccacagaggaacactggagctctgtcagagtgaccgTTGGGTTCTTGGTCACCTCCCTGAACAAGGCCCTTCTCCCCCAATCACTCATTTTGGCCAGGCGGCCAATTCTAGAGAGAGTCCTGGTGATTTCAACTTCTTCCATTTACATATGATGGACACCACTGTGCTCTTTGGGaccttcaatgcagcagaaGTGTTGTCTGTGCCCTTCCCCAGATCTGTGCCTCCATACAATCCTGTCTCGGAGGTCTACAGACAATTCCTTTGACTTCATGTcttggtttgtgctctgacatgcactgtcaactgtaggatcttatatagacaggtgtgtgcctttccaaatcacgtccaatcaattgaatttaccacaggtggactccaatcaggttgtagaaacatttcaaggatgaTCAGAGGAAACAGAATGCATCTGAGCTCAATGttgagtttcaaagcaaagggtctgaatacttttgcacatgcaatatttgagtgttttatttttaattaatttgcaaaacatttttcacttggtcattatggagtattgtgtgtagaatgttgagggaaaaaatgaatttaatccattttggaataaggctgtaacataacaaaatgtagaaaaagtgaaggggtctgattACTTTCTGTAcccactgtaaacacacacacataaaggcaGTGCATGCAGTGAGGTaagtaaatgttttaaagtaatGAGCAGTAACTGATACAGTGGCAGATATCAGTGGATCTTCTGTTCATGCCTTTGGTTGTCTCAAGACAAATGAAGTTTTAAACTAAGAAGACCAAACAGAGGAAAATGTGCTTGTAACCTCTAACAAGCTCTAATAGGCTTTTTGTGGTGATGTAAAAAGCCCTCTCTGCTCGGAGCTGTGGGCTTCCTGTTGCCGCTGAGCCATTAGCCATTAGCTGGCTTCCTTTAACCACTTATCAGTACACGTCTGCAAGAATCACACTGATGTATCTTTCAGAGGTTCTTACACGTCCAATCATTTCAAAACATAAGCGAGCAGAGAGGTGAATAAGAAGTTTACAGTTTAACAATCGCATAAAGAACACGTCAGAGTGTGTTACAGAGAGTTAGctgtttaaagctccagtgaggagctTCTGCTTCGTGTCAATCTTTGCtctccctgtggacaaagcaacaAGCCTGAGCACtcagctgattttgtcctgctAATGAGAACGTAGTGTTTTGGGGAAAGTAAACTCTCAGGCTTTCTTTCAACAGTCACATGTTTCACTCTGTGTGAAActatcaaaaaatgttttttatttatcttaataattttcaacattgtagattaacactgaagagatcaaaactatgaaataatctggttttgccataatctggattacaacagtagtcaaataggactatccattgtgtactaaccctacctctgaacaacacaactgatggtctcaaacacattaagaaggcaagtcattctacaaatgaactcttgacaaggctcatgttcattagaaaccattccaggagaccacttcatgaagcagactgagagaataccaagagtgtgcaaagctgtcatgaaggaaaaagggggctactttacagaatctaaaatataaaacagattctgctttgtttaacactttttggttcattcaataatt
This genomic interval from Notolabrus celidotus isolate fNotCel1 chromosome 4, fNotCel1.pri, whole genome shotgun sequence contains the following:
- the kcnk18 gene encoding potassium channel subfamily K member 18 isoform X1 gives rise to the protein MSVAIKRGISAKAESRKCAARFWRLFPHLVLCLSLVGYAALGALMFQYIEGGVPSVPQDYSEFLGKIITKVQSLTENASCTHQNIVKEVEGDMKGGFKSIWLQNRDRWSFFGSMFFCCTVFTTVGYGEIYPVTLLGKVVCVLYAMVGIPLMLLVILDVGDFLAMLMTRAYIQIHTFFKDFRSHKWSPRQEERRVDTLSCRTLEDGTFVFSHDVVGLSEPLDIRQVLHSQADIRQKSIQLQNNKEIFEKILAREDLLRKGPLLRTLSCPELARMPHKYRGYTIWDFTGLGDGMETLDVPFILILFIVFAYILFGGLILPLWETEFKGFDPYYFCFITLTTIGFGDIIPNHPKYFLLTSLFIIVGMAIMSMAFKLCQTRLVICYRQCIKFISRGNAETFIKEDSD
- the kcnk18 gene encoding potassium channel subfamily K member 18 isoform X2 — its product is MSVAIKRGISAKAESRKCAARFWRLFPHLVLCLSLVGYAALGALMFQYIEGGVPSVPQDYSEFLGKIITKVQSLTENASCTHQNIVKEVEGDMKGYGEIYPVTLLGKVVCVLYAMVGIPLMLLVILDVGDFLAMLMTRAYIQIHTFFKDFRSHKWSPRQEERRVDTLSCRTLEDGTFVFSHDVVGLSEPLDIRQVLHSQADIRQKSIQLQNNKEIFEKILAREDLLRKGPLLRTLSCPELARMPHKYRGYTIWDFTGLGDGMETLDVPFILILFIVFAYILFGGLILPLWETEFKGFDPYYFCFITLTTIGFGDIIPNHPKYFLLTSLFIIVGMAIMSMAFKLCQTRLVICYRQCIKFISRGNAETFIKEDSD